The following are encoded together in the Candidatus Methylomirabilis oxygeniifera genome:
- the argC gene encoding N-acetyl-gamma-glutamyl-phosphate reductase (AGPR) (N-acetyl-glutamate semialdehyde dehydrogenase) (NAGSA dehydrogenase) gives MKRQMGETGHKIRVAVVGASGYTGVELLRLLINHPAVEITALTSESYADLPIDEAFPSLFGVLKLTCERFDAREVAKRADVIFLAVPHKTAMTAAVELFPSGRKIIDLSADFRFRDPAVYRQWYGVDHEAPELLKEAAYALPEFYRQQLTAARLAAAPGCYPTAVLLGLLPLLKREVVDPDSLTIDAISGASGAGRKPDLSLHFAELDGNCKAYKVACHRHTPEIEQELSRCVGREVQVTFTPHLVGTVRGILATITATLVTSKDEGELRALYRDWYQNEPFVRILPEGRFPETKQVRGSNFCDIGLTVDARTRRVIVVTAIDNLVKGASGQAIQAMNIMMGLDERTGLQLAPLFP, from the coding sequence ATGAAACGGCAGATGGGTGAGACAGGGCATAAGATTCGGGTAGCGGTAGTCGGAGCCAGCGGCTACACCGGCGTAGAGCTTCTTCGACTCCTGATCAACCATCCGGCTGTAGAGATCACCGCGCTGACGTCGGAGAGTTATGCGGATTTGCCGATCGACGAGGCATTTCCCAGCCTCTTCGGTGTGCTCAAGCTGACATGCGAAAGATTCGATGCGCGTGAGGTGGCGAAGCGCGCTGACGTGATCTTCCTGGCCGTCCCCCACAAGACCGCGATGACGGCGGCAGTCGAGTTGTTTCCCTCAGGCAGAAAGATCATTGATCTGAGCGCCGACTTTCGCTTCCGCGATCCCGCTGTCTATCGCCAGTGGTACGGCGTGGATCACGAGGCGCCGGAACTGCTGAAAGAAGCAGCCTACGCCCTTCCGGAGTTCTATCGCCAGCAGCTTACCGCAGCGCGATTGGCGGCGGCGCCCGGTTGCTACCCAACGGCGGTCCTGCTTGGACTGCTTCCCCTGTTGAAGCGGGAGGTCGTCGATCCGGACTCTCTGACTATCGACGCGATCTCCGGCGCGTCAGGCGCGGGGCGGAAGCCGGATCTTTCGCTGCACTTCGCCGAGCTGGATGGGAATTGTAAGGCGTACAAGGTCGCATGTCACCGGCATACGCCGGAGATTGAGCAGGAACTCAGCCGCTGCGTTGGCCGAGAGGTACAGGTGACGTTTACGCCGCATCTGGTGGGGACAGTCCGAGGAATCCTGGCGACCATCACGGCCACGCTCGTGACCTCTAAAGATGAAGGGGAGCTGCGCGCGCTCTACCGGGATTGGTATCAGAACGAGCCGTTCGTGAGGATCCTTCCTGAAGGCCGATTTCCTGAGACCAAGCAGGTGCGCGGGTCCAACTTCTGTGATATCGGCCTTACCGTTGATGCCAGGACACGGCGCGTGATTGTTGTGACGGCTATTGACAATCTTGTCAAGGGCGCCTCCGGGCAGGCGATTCAGGCTATGAACATCATGATGGGTCTCGACGAACGGACGGGATTACAACTCGCTCCGCTCTTCCCCTAA
- the lnt gene encoding Apolipoprotein N-acyltransferase (ALP N-acyltransferase) translates to MMSVFLAALSGGLLILAFPTPDLGWLAFVALVPLLLAIRGRTPVRAFYLGTCAGLLFYLVSVSWVTNSMTAYGGVPFALSALALLVLAAYLALYLGLFAMGAAWMARMPWPLNLLAPSALWIGLEYLRTYALTGLPWILLGYTQYRNSALLPIASVAGVYGLSFIVVLINIALAQLAGGAPNRLHTIGVAGAVALILVWSPRLLSPASTTLSAGPSLSENSGQRLSVAVVQGNIDQAVKWDQAMQAATIEQYRRLSLEAAKEAPALIVWPETAVPFFFRYEPALMGRVLDIAAETGSYLLVGSPDAEPPAGADTPTRYRNSAFLISPRRELLNKYDKIHMVPFGEYVPLKSILFFVNKLAYGIGDFEGGQTYTVFDTPGGRFSATICYEVIFPDQVRRYVKDGAEFLVNMTNDAWFGRSAAPAQHLAMAVLRAVENRRYLIRAANTGISAIVDSSGRILRTSDIFVPAVIVDQIHVERTQTFYTRYGDLFAWICVIFIAAVFIATWARSTVRMASVPAATSQRRMR, encoded by the coding sequence ATGATGTCGGTCTTTCTGGCTGCGTTGTCGGGAGGACTCCTCATCCTGGCGTTTCCGACGCCCGACCTTGGATGGCTCGCGTTCGTGGCCCTGGTCCCGTTACTGTTGGCGATCCGTGGCCGGACCCCGGTTCGAGCCTTCTATCTGGGGACGTGTGCAGGACTACTCTTTTATCTGGTCAGTGTCTCCTGGGTAACGAATTCGATGACGGCGTACGGCGGCGTACCGTTCGCTCTCAGTGCGCTGGCGCTGCTCGTCCTGGCCGCATACCTCGCGCTCTACCTTGGTCTGTTCGCCATGGGCGCCGCGTGGATGGCGAGGATGCCGTGGCCCCTTAACCTGCTCGCCCCTTCGGCCTTATGGATCGGCTTGGAGTACCTGCGGACCTATGCGCTGACCGGATTGCCCTGGATCCTCCTGGGGTATACGCAATATCGGAACAGTGCGCTTCTGCCGATTGCCTCGGTTGCCGGGGTATACGGCCTGTCGTTTATCGTGGTCCTCATCAATATCGCCCTGGCGCAACTGGCTGGAGGCGCGCCGAACCGTCTTCACACGATCGGCGTGGCCGGCGCGGTTGCTCTGATCCTGGTCTGGTCGCCCAGACTCCTTTCCCCTGCTTCGACCACGCTCAGTGCAGGGCCTTCTCTGTCTGAGAATTCAGGGCAGAGACTGAGCGTTGCCGTTGTGCAAGGGAACATCGATCAGGCGGTGAAGTGGGACCAGGCGATGCAGGCCGCTACGATTGAGCAGTATCGCCGCCTCAGTCTGGAGGCGGCAAAGGAGGCCCCCGCCCTTATCGTATGGCCCGAAACGGCCGTTCCGTTCTTTTTTCGATATGAACCGGCGTTGATGGGCCGCGTCTTGGACATCGCGGCTGAGACCGGCAGCTATCTCCTGGTAGGCAGTCCGGATGCGGAGCCGCCCGCAGGCGCCGATACCCCGACGCGGTATCGCAATAGCGCGTTTCTGATCTCTCCCCGGCGGGAACTCCTCAACAAGTACGACAAGATCCATATGGTGCCTTTTGGGGAGTACGTCCCGCTCAAATCGATCCTGTTCTTTGTCAACAAGTTGGCGTACGGAATCGGTGATTTCGAAGGGGGCCAAACCTACACCGTGTTTGATACCCCCGGCGGACGTTTTAGTGCCACCATTTGCTACGAGGTAATTTTTCCGGATCAGGTTCGACGCTACGTGAAAGACGGGGCGGAGTTCCTGGTCAATATGACGAACGATGCCTGGTTCGGTCGGTCGGCTGCCCCGGCGCAGCATCTGGCGATGGCCGTCCTTCGGGCGGTCGAGAACCGCCGCTATCTGATCCGAGCGGCCAATACGGGTATTTCCGCTATTGTGGATTCCAGTGGCCGGATCCTTCGTACCTCGGATATCTTTGTGCCGGCCGTGATTGTAGATCAGATTCACGTCGAGCGAACGCAGACGTTTTATACCCGTTATGGCGATCTCTTTGCATGGATCTGTGTCATCTTTATTGCTGCAGTATTCATAGCCACGTGGGCCAGAAGCACGGTAAGAATGGCTTCGGTGCCTGCTGCGACTTCACAAAGGAGGATGCGATGA
- the prfB gene encoding Peptide chain release factor 2 (RF-2) (Evidence 2b : Function of strongly homologous gene; PubMedId : 7664746; Product type f : factor), whose protein sequence is MLHSQEFWADTSRAREIMKEQRALKDVVDQLVAIGGELDDLAVLLGLLREEEDPQALKELESSLRSLEGQIGALELTTFMAEEYDSGNAILSINPGAGGTESQDWAQMLLRMYLRWAETGSYKTEIIDLLPAEEAGIKSATVTVSGKYAYGRLKAEIGVHRLVRISPFDANHRRHTSFASVFVYPEIDETIDVAIDDKDLRIDTYRSSGAGGQHVNVTDSAVRITHLPTNIVVSCQNERSQHKNKAMAMKVLRARLYDHYRREQEKEMAKLEGEKKDIAWGSQIRSYVLAPYQLVKDHRTGLETSNVDKVLDGEIEPFIDAFLMRGRISPGAAK, encoded by the coding sequence ATGCTCCATTCACAGGAATTCTGGGCCGACACCTCCCGCGCCCGGGAGATCATGAAGGAGCAACGCGCGCTCAAGGATGTGGTCGACCAACTGGTAGCCATCGGGGGCGAGCTTGACGATCTGGCGGTCTTGCTCGGACTACTGCGAGAGGAAGAAGACCCGCAGGCTCTGAAAGAGTTGGAAAGTTCGCTGCGAAGCCTGGAGGGTCAGATTGGCGCGCTCGAGCTGACCACGTTTATGGCGGAAGAATACGACTCGGGCAACGCGATCCTCTCCATCAATCCGGGCGCCGGCGGCACCGAGTCGCAGGATTGGGCGCAGATGCTGCTGCGAATGTACCTGCGATGGGCGGAGACCGGCAGCTACAAGACCGAAATCATCGACCTACTTCCTGCGGAGGAGGCCGGGATCAAGAGCGCCACGGTGACGGTATCCGGCAAGTACGCGTATGGTCGCCTGAAGGCTGAGATTGGGGTCCACCGCCTGGTCCGCATCTCGCCGTTCGATGCCAATCACCGCCGGCACACCTCCTTTGCGTCGGTCTTCGTCTACCCGGAGATCGATGAGACCATCGACGTGGCGATCGACGACAAGGACCTGCGCATCGACACCTACCGCTCCAGCGGGGCAGGCGGGCAGCATGTCAACGTCACTGACTCAGCAGTTCGGATCACGCACCTGCCGACAAACATCGTGGTCTCCTGCCAGAATGAGCGGTCGCAGCACAAGAATAAGGCCATGGCCATGAAGGTCCTGCGCGCCAGGCTGTACGACCACTATCGTCGGGAGCAGGAGAAGGAAATGGCCAAGCTCGAAGGCGAAAAGAAGGACATTGCGTGGGGCAGCCAAATTCGTTCCTACGTCCTCGCTCCATACCAACTCGTGAAGGACCATCGGACAGGGCTGGAGACCTCCAATGTCGATAAGGTCCTGGATGGAGAGATCGAGCCGTTCATCGATGCGTTTCTCATGAGAGGCCGAATCTCGCCCGGCGCTGCGAAGTGA
- the frr gene encoding Ribosome recycling factor (Ribosome-releasing factor) (RRF) (Evidence 2a : Function of homologous gene experimentally demonstrated in an other organism; PubMedId : 8861897, 8890247; Product type f : factor), which yields MLKEIQVKAEKEMRKAIDATLKGFNGVRTGRASLTLLDGLMVEAYGSIVPVNQVATLAVPETRLITVQPWDPSLLAAIERAFRKSDLGVSPTNDGKMIRIAIPPLTEERRKELVKIVRKIAEEGRVAVRNVRREANEALKRHEREKEVSEDEVKHGADVIQDLTNRLIHEIDGLLAKKEKEIMEF from the coding sequence GTGCTGAAGGAGATCCAGGTCAAGGCCGAAAAGGAGATGCGGAAGGCGATCGACGCCACGCTGAAGGGTTTTAATGGCGTTCGAACAGGGCGGGCTTCGCTGACGTTGCTGGACGGTCTCATGGTCGAGGCCTACGGCTCAATCGTGCCTGTCAATCAGGTGGCGACGCTGGCGGTGCCTGAGACGAGGCTGATCACTGTACAGCCGTGGGATCCCTCGCTGCTGGCTGCCATCGAACGGGCGTTCCGCAAGTCGGACTTGGGGGTTAGTCCGACTAATGACGGTAAGATGATCAGGATTGCAATCCCCCCTTTGACCGAGGAACGACGCAAAGAACTGGTCAAGATAGTCCGAAAGATTGCCGAGGAGGGTCGGGTCGCGGTCCGAAACGTTCGTCGTGAAGCCAACGAAGCGCTCAAACGACACGAGCGAGAGAAAGAGGTCTCGGAGGATGAGGTCAAGCACGGTGCTGACGTAATCCAGGATCTGACCAATCGGTTGATCCACGAGATCGACGGGTTACTGGCGAAGAAGGAAAAGGAAATTATGGAGTTTTAG
- the pyrH gene encoding Uridylate kinase (UK) (Uridine monophosphate kinase) (UMP kinase) (Evidence 2b : Function of strongly homologous gene; PubMedId : 10218107, 15857829, 16095620; Product type e : enzyme): METLKYKRIMLKVSGEALAGDERFGISPKVLSFLADGIREVHELGVQVAVVVGGGNIFRGVAASAEGMDRSSGDYIGMLATVINGLALQDVLERKGIATRVQTAIEMRQLAEPFIRRRAVRHLEKGRVVIFVGGTGNPYFSTDTAAALRAMEVGAEVVFKATRVDGVYTADPLLDPSAKKFDELSYIEVLNRRLKVMDSTAISLCMDNLFPIVVFNLRQPGILRQLVFGEKVGTIVRGSETC, from the coding sequence ATGGAGACGCTGAAGTACAAGCGGATCATGTTGAAGGTCAGCGGCGAGGCTCTTGCCGGCGATGAAAGGTTCGGGATCAGCCCCAAGGTATTGAGCTTTCTGGCCGATGGCATTCGAGAAGTCCACGAGCTTGGTGTGCAGGTTGCGGTCGTGGTCGGTGGAGGCAACATCTTTCGAGGGGTTGCCGCCAGCGCGGAGGGGATGGATCGTTCTTCCGGTGACTACATCGGAATGCTGGCAACGGTCATCAACGGCCTCGCCCTGCAGGACGTACTGGAGCGGAAGGGGATCGCGACCAGGGTACAGACCGCCATTGAGATGCGGCAGTTGGCGGAGCCCTTTATTCGCCGTCGCGCCGTCCGGCATCTGGAAAAGGGGCGAGTCGTGATCTTCGTCGGCGGGACCGGTAATCCGTATTTCAGCACCGATACCGCGGCGGCGTTGCGGGCGATGGAGGTGGGGGCCGAGGTGGTCTTTAAGGCGACGAGGGTAGACGGGGTGTACACCGCAGATCCCCTGCTTGATCCCAGCGCGAAGAAATTCGATGAACTCTCCTATATCGAGGTCCTCAACCGACGGTTGAAGGTGATGGATTCGACGGCAATTTCGCTGTGCATGGATAATCTCTTTCCGATTGTTGTCTTTAACCTTCGTCAGCCGGGGATCCTTCGGCAGTTGGTCTTCGGCGAAAAGGTCGGGACGATCGTTCGTGGGAGTGAGACGTGCTGA
- the argJ gene encoding arginine biosynthesis bifunctional protein (Evidence 2a : Function of homologous gene experimentally demonstrated in an other organism; Product type e : enzyme) — protein sequence MKQPTTQDIPGGITAAKGIRAAGVYCGIKKTAPDLALVVSDRPATVAGVTTSNLAKAAPVRLCEQQLTDGRFSAIVANSGNANACTGLQGERDAVQMRDRLAGLLHCPAREVFVASTGVIGKRLPISKVLSGIREGTGRLSADGGEAAARAIMTTDSCPKEAAVRIELDGQPIVIGGMAKGSGMIAPNLATMLCFVGTDARISAPLLRRVLRRTVEESFNAITVDGCMSTNDTVLLFANGMSDTPPLKAGTPRLDAFEGALLQVLSRLARMIVKDGEGATKLIRVEVMGSRTTRDARIAAQAIANSPLVKTAFFGEDCNWGRIMSAIGASGIRFDPDCVEIAVDGIPVVQKGVGLGAAAERRAAVCMRRSEFDLTIHLHGGTGGAVVLTTDLSEAYVRINAGYRS from the coding sequence ATGAAACAGCCAACGACACAGGACATTCCAGGAGGCATTACGGCGGCCAAAGGTATCAGGGCTGCCGGAGTCTACTGCGGCATCAAGAAGACCGCACCCGACCTGGCGCTTGTGGTGTCGGATCGACCCGCCACCGTAGCCGGGGTGACGACGAGCAATCTGGCTAAGGCTGCTCCAGTGCGTCTTTGCGAGCAGCAACTGACGGACGGCCGTTTCTCCGCGATCGTGGCGAACAGCGGCAATGCCAACGCCTGCACCGGGCTCCAGGGCGAACGGGACGCGGTACAGATGCGTGATCGGCTTGCCGGACTCCTGCACTGTCCGGCACGTGAAGTCTTTGTGGCCTCTACCGGGGTGATCGGGAAACGCCTGCCGATCTCGAAGGTCCTTTCGGGGATTCGCGAGGGCACCGGGCGTCTCTCGGCCGACGGCGGCGAGGCGGCGGCCAGGGCCATCATGACCACCGATAGCTGCCCAAAGGAGGCGGCAGTTCGAATTGAACTGGACGGCCAACCCATCGTGATCGGTGGTATGGCCAAGGGATCCGGGATGATCGCGCCCAATCTGGCTACGATGCTCTGTTTTGTCGGCACCGACGCCCGGATTTCCGCCCCTCTTCTGCGCCGGGTTCTCCGGCGGACCGTCGAGGAGTCCTTCAACGCCATTACGGTAGACGGGTGTATGAGTACGAACGATACCGTCTTGCTGTTTGCGAATGGGATGAGCGATACGCCGCCTCTGAAGGCCGGCACTCCGAGGTTGGACGCGTTTGAAGGGGCGCTCTTGCAGGTGCTCTCTCGCCTGGCGAGAATGATTGTCAAGGATGGGGAGGGGGCGACCAAACTGATTCGGGTGGAGGTGATGGGATCGCGGACGACGCGCGATGCCAGGATTGCGGCACAGGCGATCGCCAACTCCCCGCTTGTCAAGACGGCCTTCTTCGGGGAGGATTGCAATTGGGGGCGGATCATGTCGGCCATCGGCGCCTCGGGAATCCGATTTGACCCCGATTGTGTGGAAATCGCTGTGGACGGGATTCCAGTGGTTCAAAAGGGAGTCGGCCTGGGGGCGGCGGCAGAGCGACGGGCGGCCGTATGCATGCGCCGATCCGAGTTTGACCTGACCATTCATTTGCACGGAGGCACAGGAGGCGCGGTCGTCCTGACTACCGATCTGAGTGAAGCGTATGTCAGGATCAACGCCGGCTACCGGAGTTGA
- a CDS encoding protein of unknown function (Evidence 5 : No homology to any previously reported sequences): MSREGKSNFYTKNEGQVSSVFHSPVLS, from the coding sequence ATGAGCCGGGAGGGGAAATCGAACTTTTATACCAAAAACGAAGGGCAGGTGTCAAGCGTTTTTCATTCCCCGGTACTGTCCTAA
- a CDS encoding conserved membrane protein of unknown function (Evidence 4 : Homologs of previously reported genes of unknown function): MYYLTKLIVTCTLIVAVSEVAKRSSLVAAVLASLPIVSVLAIIWLYLDTRDVDKVAGLARSIFWLVIPSLLLFVSLPILLRSGVNFYVGLSVSIGLTLAGYFLMMLVLQKLGVQL, encoded by the coding sequence GTGTACTACCTGACGAAACTGATTGTTACCTGCACACTGATTGTCGCCGTCTCCGAGGTGGCCAAGCGAAGTTCCCTCGTGGCAGCGGTGTTGGCCTCGCTTCCGATCGTCTCGGTCTTGGCCATCATCTGGCTGTATCTGGACACGCGAGACGTTGACAAGGTGGCAGGGCTTGCGCGCAGCATCTTCTGGCTGGTCATTCCCTCGCTGCTGCTGTTTGTCAGTCTGCCGATCCTCCTGCGCAGCGGCGTGAACTTCTATGTCGGTCTTTCCGTCTCCATCGGCCTGACCTTGGCCGGCTATTTCCTGATGATGTTGGTCCTACAAAAACTGGGGGTCCAGCTCTAA
- a CDS encoding conserved membrane protein of unknown function (Evidence 4 : Homologs of previously reported genes of unknown function), whose product MPVILRTGLLLALSNIFMTFAWYGHLKNLNHHRWYVAALASWGIALFEYMLQVPANRIGYTQLSISQLKIMQEVIALAVFAPFAVVYMDQPLKLDYLWAALCLLGAVYFIFRA is encoded by the coding sequence ATGCCGGTTATTCTTCGTACGGGGCTGTTGCTCGCGCTTTCCAACATCTTTATGACATTCGCGTGGTACGGCCACCTGAAAAACCTGAACCATCACAGGTGGTACGTTGCCGCGTTGGCGAGTTGGGGTATCGCGTTATTTGAGTATATGCTCCAGGTGCCCGCGAATCGGATCGGCTATACGCAACTGAGCATCTCGCAGCTCAAGATCATGCAGGAAGTCATTGCGTTGGCTGTATTTGCGCCGTTCGCCGTTGTCTATATGGACCAGCCGCTCAAGCTTGATTATCTTTGGGCGGCATTGTGTCTGCTCGGCGCGGTCTACTTCATCTTTCGCGCATAA
- the tsf gene encoding Elongation factor Ts (EF-Ts), with protein MSATISATLVRDLRERTGVGFMECKTALVEAEGNLEKATTLLREKGLASASKKMGRTASDGLVISYIHGGGKIGVLLELNCETDFVAKTDEFGTLAKDLAMQIAAANPQYVRREEVPADILEKERGIFLAQVKSSGKPEKVIEQIVQGRMAKFFSEVCLQEQPFIKTPDVKVEDRIKEVIAKVGENVVVRRFCRYQLGEKVECGA; from the coding sequence ATGTCAGCGACAATTTCGGCGACGTTGGTAAGAGACTTGCGGGAAAGGACCGGCGTAGGGTTTATGGAGTGTAAGACCGCGCTGGTCGAGGCGGAAGGGAATCTGGAGAAAGCCACGACGCTCCTCCGTGAAAAGGGGTTAGCGTCGGCCTCAAAAAAGATGGGGCGAACGGCCTCTGACGGCCTGGTAATTTCGTACATTCATGGCGGTGGAAAGATCGGCGTGCTGTTGGAACTGAATTGTGAAACGGACTTCGTCGCCAAGACCGACGAGTTCGGAACGCTGGCCAAAGACCTGGCGATGCAGATAGCAGCCGCGAACCCGCAGTATGTCCGTCGAGAGGAGGTCCCGGCCGACATCCTCGAAAAAGAGAGAGGGATCTTCTTGGCGCAGGTGAAATCATCCGGTAAACCGGAAAAGGTGATCGAACAGATCGTCCAGGGGCGGATGGCAAAGTTCTTCAGCGAGGTCTGCCTCCAGGAACAGCCTTTTATCAAGACACCTGACGTCAAGGTCGAGGATCGGATCAAAGAGGTTATCGCCAAGGTCGGAGAGAATGTTGTCGTCCGACGCTTTTGCCGGTATCAATTAGGCGAGAAGGTGGAGTGCGGCGCGTAA
- the rpsB gene encoding 30S ribosomal protein S2, producing MVTVTIKELLEAGIHFGHQTKRWNPKMKKFLFGEQNGIYIIDLQKTLKKFHEAIAFVRDVAEQGLPVVFVGTKKQAADVMEQEANRCEQFFVNHRWLGGTLTNFQTIRKSVGRLRHIEEMEAKGECERLTKKEIAGLQRERQKLEYTLGGIKGMERLPGAIFVIDTKKERIAVCEARRLGIPVVAVVDTNCDPDEVDYPIPGNDDAIRAIRLMAGRMADVIQESRAARMKAAEDMAAAQAESAPSSEDMGPTEAPLEILQQI from the coding sequence GTGGTAACGGTTACGATTAAGGAGCTGTTGGAAGCAGGGATCCATTTTGGGCATCAGACCAAGCGCTGGAACCCAAAGATGAAGAAATTTCTCTTTGGAGAACAGAACGGTATCTACATCATCGATTTGCAAAAAACCTTGAAGAAATTTCATGAAGCGATTGCGTTTGTGAGGGATGTGGCAGAACAAGGCCTGCCGGTCGTGTTTGTCGGAACAAAAAAACAGGCCGCTGATGTGATGGAGCAGGAGGCCAATCGCTGCGAGCAATTCTTTGTGAACCATCGTTGGCTGGGTGGGACCCTCACCAACTTCCAGACGATCAGGAAGAGCGTAGGCCGGCTGCGCCATATTGAAGAAATGGAGGCCAAGGGCGAATGCGAGCGTCTGACGAAGAAGGAGATTGCGGGGCTGCAGCGGGAGCGTCAGAAGCTTGAATATACCTTAGGCGGTATCAAGGGGATGGAACGGTTGCCGGGTGCAATCTTTGTGATCGATACCAAGAAGGAGCGGATCGCCGTATGCGAGGCCAGGCGCCTTGGTATTCCGGTTGTTGCCGTTGTGGACACCAACTGCGATCCCGACGAGGTGGATTATCCGATTCCTGGTAATGACGACGCGATTCGAGCCATTCGACTGATGGCGGGTCGTATGGCCGACGTCATCCAGGAGAGCCGAGCCGCACGGATGAAGGCTGCCGAGGATATGGCGGCGGCTCAGGCCGAATCAGCCCCTTCATCAGAGGACATGGGCCCGACCGAAGCGCCACTGGAGATCCTCCAACAGATCTAA
- a CDS encoding protein of unknown function (Evidence 5 : No homology to any previously reported sequences), producing MSSALVTSLRDPYTAGRGTLVGIGGRVKLMRVLSPANALHLYHVKIDQNKRK from the coding sequence GTGTCCTCCGCCCTCGTCACCTCCCTGCGAGACCCCTACACAGCCGGTAGGGGCACCCTCGTAGGAATCGGGGGGCGTGTGAAGTTGATGCGAGTTCTCTCACCCGCTAACGCCCTGCATTTATACCACGTCAAAATAGATCAAAACAAGCGAAAATAG
- the cdsA gene encoding Phosphatidate cytidylyltransferase (CDP-diacylglycerol synthase) (Evidence 2b : Function of strongly homologous gene; PubMedId : 1323037, 8654980; Product type e : enzyme), producing the protein MHLKRILSAAVLLPAFLLLVQFGTALHFFLLVALAILVGLYEFYGMAKAGGWHPLTPLGMGCGVALSCVEFFEAPAPWLISALSGVVLVLLTSLMVGGTDQKEAASRGAVTLLGLIYVAGLMSFPALLRAMEPGRTYILYLVLVTWAGDTGAFYVGSTMGKRLLCPSVSPRKTVEGSVGGLLCSVLASGIAKLWFWEGLGAVEVVAMGLGLGVMGQIGDLCESMLKRSFGVKDTGALIPGHGGLLDRVDSLLFTGPVLYVAALAGWV; encoded by the coding sequence ATGCATCTGAAAAGAATCCTCAGCGCTGCTGTCCTCCTTCCAGCCTTCCTCCTGCTGGTTCAGTTCGGAACTGCCCTTCACTTCTTCCTGCTTGTCGCGCTTGCCATCCTGGTTGGGCTGTACGAATTCTACGGGATGGCAAAGGCCGGCGGTTGGCATCCGTTAACGCCCCTGGGGATGGGGTGCGGTGTGGCGCTGAGTTGTGTAGAGTTTTTCGAGGCGCCGGCGCCATGGCTGATATCGGCTCTGAGTGGGGTGGTTCTCGTCCTGCTTACCAGCCTCATGGTGGGAGGAACAGACCAGAAAGAGGCGGCCTCGCGAGGAGCAGTGACGCTGCTCGGCCTGATCTATGTCGCGGGGTTGATGAGCTTTCCGGCGCTCCTGCGAGCCATGGAGCCGGGGCGTACCTACATCTTATATCTGGTGTTGGTCACGTGGGCAGGCGACACCGGGGCCTTCTATGTGGGCTCAACGATGGGGAAGCGATTGCTCTGCCCCTCGGTGAGTCCGCGCAAAACCGTAGAAGGAAGCGTAGGCGGACTTCTCTGTTCAGTGTTGGCGTCCGGCATAGCCAAGTTGTGGTTCTGGGAGGGGCTTGGGGCCGTTGAGGTTGTTGCGATGGGATTAGGGCTGGGTGTGATGGGCCAGATCGGGGACCTGTGCGAATCGATGCTGAAACGAAGTTTCGGGGTCAAGGATACCGGTGCGCTGATCCCCGGCCACGGTGGTCTGCTGGATCGCGTCGATAGTCTCCTGTTCACCGGGCCGGTCCTGTACGTCGCCGCCCTCGCGGGCTGGGTATGA